A single window of Streptomyces xanthii DNA harbors:
- a CDS encoding acyl-CoA dehydrogenase family protein yields MDFAFDARTEELRERLLAFMDEHVYPAEAVAAEQRAALDSPWQTPAVVGDLKAEARRQGLWNLFLPDAEHGAGLTNLQYAPLAEITGRSPQLAPTALNCAAPDTGNMEVLAQFGTETQRKQWLEPLLAGEIRSAFAMTEPEVASSDATNITTHIERDGDDYVITGRKFYISGAMNPDCKIFIVMGKTDPDGPDIRRQQSMVLVPRDTPGVEVRRAMTVYGFEDHWHGGHAEVVFDHARVPVSNLIGEEGGGFGIAQARLGPGRIHHCMRLIGMAERAIELMCRRAVGRTAFGKPLAQQGVVQEWIADARVTVEQLRLLVLKTAWLMDTVGNKGAHTEIQSIKIATPRAVVDIIDKAVQLHGAGGVSQDYPLAELWAAARTLRLADGPDEVHQRSLARRELKRYV; encoded by the coding sequence ATGGACTTCGCATTCGACGCCCGCACCGAGGAACTGCGGGAGCGGCTCCTCGCCTTCATGGACGAGCACGTGTATCCGGCCGAGGCCGTCGCCGCCGAGCAGCGCGCCGCGCTCGACTCGCCGTGGCAGACGCCCGCCGTGGTCGGGGACCTCAAGGCCGAGGCCCGCCGGCAGGGCCTGTGGAACCTGTTCCTGCCCGACGCCGAGCACGGCGCGGGCCTGACCAACCTCCAGTACGCGCCGCTGGCCGAGATCACCGGCCGCTCCCCGCAGCTCGCGCCGACCGCGCTGAACTGCGCCGCCCCGGACACCGGGAACATGGAGGTGCTGGCCCAGTTCGGCACCGAGACCCAGCGCAAGCAGTGGCTGGAGCCGCTGCTCGCCGGGGAGATCCGCTCGGCGTTCGCGATGACGGAGCCGGAGGTCGCCTCCTCCGACGCCACGAACATCACGACGCACATCGAGCGCGACGGCGACGACTACGTCATCACGGGCCGCAAGTTCTACATCTCCGGCGCCATGAATCCGGACTGCAAGATCTTCATCGTGATGGGCAAGACGGACCCGGACGGGCCCGACATCCGCCGCCAGCAGTCCATGGTCCTCGTCCCCCGCGACACCCCGGGCGTCGAGGTGCGCCGGGCGATGACCGTGTACGGCTTCGAGGACCACTGGCACGGTGGCCACGCCGAGGTGGTCTTCGACCACGCGCGCGTGCCCGTCTCGAACCTGATCGGCGAGGAGGGCGGCGGCTTCGGCATCGCCCAGGCGCGGCTCGGTCCGGGCCGCATCCACCACTGCATGCGGCTGATCGGCATGGCCGAGCGGGCCATCGAGCTGATGTGCCGCCGGGCCGTGGGCCGCACCGCGTTCGGCAAGCCGCTGGCTCAGCAGGGCGTGGTGCAGGAGTGGATCGCGGACGCGCGGGTCACCGTGGAGCAGCTGCGGCTGCTCGTCCTGAAGACGGCCTGGCTGATGGACACGGTGGGCAACAAGGGGGCGCACACCGAGATCCAGTCCATCAAGATCGCGACGCCGCGTGCGGTGGTCGACATCATCGACAAGGCGGTGCAGCTGCACGGGGCGGGTGGTGTCTCCCAGGACTATCCGCTGGCGGAGCTGTGGGCTGCCGCCCGGACCCTGCGACTGGCCGACGGCCCCGACGAGGTGCACCAGCGATCGCTGGCCCGGCGGGAACTGAAGCGGTACGTCTAG
- a CDS encoding phosphotransferase family protein, which produces MSHPPGLDLDQLRAHLDRERPGLVGGPLTARLIEGGRSNLTYQVGDGTTRWVVRRPPLGHVLATAHDMKREHRVIAALHTTDVPVPEPVLLCEDDSVLGAPFYVMEFVDGTPYRTAEQLATLGPERTRAAVLGLVDTLVDLHAVDPEAVGLGDFGRPEGFLERQLRRWGKQLDASRNRDLPGIDALQAALGRTLPDSPAPTIVHGDYRLDNVLVRQDPDGVDRIKAILDWEMSTLGDPMTDLGLLVMYSTDLGMTESPVSTTATAPGHPDPAELIERYAARSGRDVSAIAWYTAFAWFKLAVILEGIHYRYTLGQTVGAGFDRIGELVPVFIEHGLTTLKAPQEG; this is translated from the coding sequence CATCGAGGGCGGGCGCTCCAACCTGACGTACCAGGTCGGGGACGGGACGACGCGATGGGTGGTGCGGCGGCCGCCGCTCGGCCACGTCCTGGCCACCGCGCACGACATGAAGCGCGAGCACCGGGTCATCGCCGCCCTGCACACGACCGACGTGCCGGTGCCCGAGCCGGTCCTGCTGTGCGAGGACGACTCCGTGCTCGGGGCGCCCTTCTACGTCATGGAGTTCGTCGACGGCACCCCGTACCGGACCGCCGAACAGCTCGCGACGCTGGGCCCGGAGCGGACCCGCGCGGCCGTGCTCGGGCTCGTCGACACGCTCGTCGACCTGCACGCCGTGGACCCGGAGGCGGTCGGCCTCGGCGACTTCGGCCGGCCGGAGGGCTTCCTGGAGCGCCAGCTGCGCCGCTGGGGCAAGCAGCTCGACGCCTCCCGCAATCGCGATCTGCCCGGCATCGACGCGCTCCAGGCCGCGCTCGGCCGTACCCTGCCGGACTCCCCCGCGCCGACGATCGTGCACGGCGACTACCGGCTCGACAACGTCCTGGTGCGCCAGGACCCGGACGGTGTCGACCGGATCAAGGCGATCCTCGACTGGGAGATGTCGACGCTCGGCGATCCCATGACGGACCTGGGCCTGCTGGTCATGTACAGCACGGACCTCGGCATGACCGAGTCCCCCGTCTCCACGACCGCGACGGCCCCGGGGCACCCGGACCCGGCCGAGCTGATCGAGCGGTACGCCGCGCGCTCGGGGCGCGACGTCTCCGCGATCGCCTGGTACACGGCGTTCGCCTGGTTCAAGCTCGCCGTGATCCTCGAGGGCATCCACTACCGGTACACGCTGGGCCAGACGGTCGGCGCCGGCTTCGACCGGATCGGCGAGCTCGTCCCGGTCTTCATCGAGCACGGCCTGACCACGCTCAAGGCCCCCCAGGAAGGCTGA